From Demequina capsici, one genomic window encodes:
- a CDS encoding SPFH domain-containing protein, whose translation MGFIQIALGAGWDALKSSFGDQFLDFLVPPAGISDTAVLFPAAKQATNAGRGENTHGSDNIITNGSVVVVPEGYGLLTFQDGAVTAVVAESGAYRWDSESQDSKSVFSGGGLLNSTFTTSWQRFKFGGRPMGQQLAFYVNLKEIPNNRFGTQSPIYWDDRYLNTQAGAITRGTYVLQVADPVLFVKTLVPAAYISAGARQFDITEATNPVSEQLFNEVVGSLAGAFSRYVNDPDKDHRITAIQGDSVGFAKSLSEEVEKNYKWTTERGLEISSATIVAIEYDADTQQLLSDVRKADALSGGRADTFLKQSVARGVQSAGETGGGTGLAMMGMGMGAIGGMVPQTPGAPAGMAAAAATETPAPAASPDPYAQLASAKKMLDDGLISQEDYDALKKKALGL comes from the coding sequence GTGGGATTCATCCAGATCGCGTTGGGCGCAGGCTGGGACGCGCTGAAGTCGTCCTTCGGGGACCAGTTCCTGGACTTCCTGGTCCCGCCCGCCGGCATCAGCGACACCGCCGTCCTGTTCCCGGCAGCGAAGCAGGCCACGAACGCGGGTCGGGGTGAGAACACCCACGGCTCGGACAACATCATCACGAACGGCTCCGTCGTCGTCGTCCCCGAGGGCTACGGCCTCCTCACCTTCCAGGACGGCGCCGTGACGGCCGTCGTGGCCGAATCGGGCGCCTACCGCTGGGACAGCGAGTCGCAGGACTCCAAGTCGGTGTTCTCCGGAGGCGGCCTGCTCAACTCCACCTTCACCACGTCGTGGCAGCGCTTCAAGTTCGGCGGCCGTCCCATGGGTCAGCAGCTCGCGTTCTACGTGAACCTCAAGGAGATCCCCAACAACAGGTTCGGCACGCAGAGCCCCATCTACTGGGACGACCGCTACCTGAACACGCAGGCGGGCGCGATCACCCGCGGCACCTACGTGCTGCAGGTCGCTGACCCGGTCCTGTTCGTGAAGACCCTCGTCCCCGCCGCGTACATCTCCGCGGGCGCCAGGCAGTTCGACATCACGGAGGCCACGAACCCGGTATCCGAGCAGCTCTTCAACGAGGTGGTCGGCTCGCTCGCCGGCGCGTTCTCGCGCTACGTCAACGATCCTGACAAGGACCACCGCATCACCGCGATCCAAGGCGACTCCGTCGGCTTCGCCAAGTCGCTGTCGGAGGAGGTGGAGAAGAACTATAAGTGGACCACCGAGCGGGGCCTGGAGATCAGCTCGGCGACCATCGTCGCGATCGAGTACGACGCTGACACGCAGCAGCTGCTGTCCGACGTGCGCAAGGCGGACGCGCTCAGCGGCGGGCGTGCCGACACGTTCCTCAAGCAGTCGGTCGCGCGCGGCGTGCAGTCCGCGGGGGAGACCGGTGGCGGCACCGGGCTCGCGATGATGGGGATGGGCATGGGCGCCATCGGCGGCATGGTGCCGCAGACCCCTGGCGCTCCGGCGGGCATGGCGGCCGCCGCCGCTACGGAGACGCCGGCTCCGGCCGC